Proteins encoded by one window of Streptococcus sanguinis:
- a CDS encoding DUF2785 domain-containing protein has product MYQNLRKKLEEVSALYYEEEILWLLDHIGHPEATIRDELVFSSLARGLQDDLFSAEQFRFLAQEAVKRQGLFYKSDKNGQATLTRSFTALLYANLLNCDGNPNSSYYQALSVQGRKYLLDKGLTYLSVERDTRGYSRKYGWVHAFAHGADLLTEVACHPDFPSSRMTEVLEVIHQAFKRVSVRFGNDEDWRLSQVLYQAVLKEKLSQRELRLWLQSQSFPLESNQDFIAFSNFRSCLLEVYVQLDSKKQLSDELRAAIQHFHY; this is encoded by the coding sequence ATGTATCAAAATTTACGAAAGAAGTTGGAAGAAGTTTCTGCTTTATATTATGAGGAAGAAATCTTATGGTTACTGGATCATATTGGTCATCCAGAAGCGACAATCCGTGATGAGTTAGTCTTTTCGTCCTTAGCAAGGGGACTTCAAGATGACCTGTTTTCAGCTGAACAGTTTCGTTTCTTGGCTCAAGAAGCAGTCAAAAGACAAGGACTTTTTTACAAGAGTGATAAAAATGGTCAAGCCACCTTAACACGTTCCTTCACGGCTTTACTTTATGCCAATCTCTTAAACTGTGATGGTAATCCAAACTCTTCGTATTATCAGGCTCTATCAGTGCAAGGAAGAAAATATTTACTAGATAAGGGGCTAACCTACCTGTCAGTAGAAAGAGACACAAGGGGTTACTCCAGGAAATACGGTTGGGTTCATGCCTTCGCTCATGGAGCAGACTTATTGACAGAAGTGGCTTGTCACCCGGACTTTCCCTCTAGCAGGATGACAGAGGTTTTAGAGGTCATTCATCAAGCTTTTAAAAGAGTTTCAGTCCGTTTCGGAAATGATGAGGATTGGCGCTTATCCCAGGTGCTATATCAAGCTGTCTTAAAGGAAAAACTATCGCAGCGTGAACTTAGACTATGGCTTCAATCACAGAGTTTTCCATTGGAAAGCAACCAAGACTTCATTGCTTTTTCCAATTTTCGCTCCTGCTTATTAGAAGTCTATGTGCAGTTGGACAGCAAAAAACAACTCTCAGATGAGCTGAGAGCTGCAATTCAACATTTCCATTACTGA
- the yidA gene encoding sugar-phosphatase, which yields MSIKLVAVDIDGTLLNNQKEITPEVFSAIQDAKAAGVKIVIATGRPIAGVQKLLEELELNQPDNYVVTFNGGLVQDTVTGQELIKETLTYDDYLDIELLGRKLGVHMHAITKDGIYTANRNIGKYTVYESNLVSMPIFYRTPEEMANKEIVKCMFIDEPEILDAAIAKLPPELAEKYTLVKSAPFYLEIVKKTVNKGAAILHLAEKLGLSKEQTMAIGDEENDRAMLEAVGSPVVMENGKEELKKIAKYITKSNDESGVAHAIREWVLK from the coding sequence ATGTCTATTAAATTAGTTGCCGTTGATATTGACGGCACCCTTTTAAATAACCAAAAAGAAATCACTCCTGAAGTCTTCAGCGCTATTCAGGATGCCAAGGCTGCTGGTGTCAAAATCGTTATTGCAACCGGCCGTCCTATTGCAGGTGTTCAAAAGCTTCTTGAGGAGCTAGAACTTAATCAGCCAGACAACTATGTCGTTACCTTCAACGGCGGACTGGTACAGGATACTGTTACAGGTCAAGAATTAATCAAAGAAACACTGACCTATGACGACTATCTGGATATCGAACTGCTCGGGCGAAAATTAGGTGTCCACATGCATGCCATCACCAAGGACGGCATTTATACAGCCAATCGTAACATCGGCAAGTACACTGTTTACGAGTCCAATCTGGTCAGCATGCCTATTTTCTACCGTACACCTGAGGAAATGGCCAATAAAGAAATCGTCAAGTGCATGTTTATTGATGAGCCGGAAATTTTGGACGCGGCCATTGCTAAGCTGCCACCGGAATTAGCTGAAAAATATACACTGGTTAAATCAGCTCCTTTCTATCTGGAAATTGTCAAAAAGACTGTCAATAAAGGGGCTGCTATCCTTCATCTGGCTGAAAAACTTGGCTTAAGCAAGGAGCAGACTATGGCTATCGGTGATGAAGAAAATGACCGCGCCATGCTGGAAGCCGTCGGCTCTCCTGTTGTCATGGAAAACGGCAAGGAAGAACTCAAGAAAATCGCCAAGTATATCACCAAATCAAACGACGAATCCGGCGTAGCACACGCTATTAGAGAGTGGGTTTTAAAATAA
- the prfB gene encoding peptide chain release factor 2 (programmed frameshift) — protein sequence MDISEIRQKIDANREKLASFRGSLDLEGLEEEIAILENKMTEPDFWDDNIAAQKTSQELNELKQTYENFHQMTELFDESEILLDFLAEDESVQGELEEKLAELEKMMTSYEMTLLLSEPYDNNNAILEIHPGSGGTEAQDWGDMLLRMYTRFGNAKGFKVEVLDYQAGDEAGIKSVTLSFEGPHAYGLLKSEMGVHRLVRISPFDSAKRRHTSFTSVEVMPELDDTIEVEIRDDDIKMDTFRSGGAGGQNVNKVSTGVRLTHIPTGIVVQSTVDRTQYGNRDRAMKMLQAKLYQLEQEKQAAEVDSLKGDKKEISWGSQIRSYVFTPYTMVKDHRTSYEVAQVDKVMDGDLDGFIDAYLKWRLN from the exons ATGGACATTTCAGAAATTCGTCAAAAGATTGACGCAAATCGTGAAAAATTAGCTTCTTTCAGGGGGTCTCTT GACTTAGAAGGTCTGGAAGAAGAAATTGCCATCTTAGAAAATAAGATGACAGAACCCGACTTTTGGGATGACAACATTGCAGCCCAGAAGACATCTCAAGAGCTGAATGAACTCAAGCAAACCTATGAAAATTTCCATCAGATGACCGAGCTTTTTGATGAATCGGAAATCTTGCTTGATTTTCTGGCTGAAGATGAGTCGGTTCAGGGTGAGTTGGAAGAAAAGCTGGCTGAACTCGAGAAAATGATGACCAGCTATGAAATGACCCTGCTCCTATCTGAGCCTTATGATAATAACAATGCCATCCTTGAAATTCACCCGGGCTCTGGTGGTACAGAGGCCCAGGATTGGGGAGATATGCTGCTGCGTATGTATACACGCTTTGGCAATGCCAAGGGCTTCAAAGTTGAGGTCTTGGACTATCAAGCTGGAGATGAAGCAGGCATTAAGTCGGTGACACTTTCATTTGAAGGACCGCACGCTTATGGTCTGCTCAAGTCAGAAATGGGAGTCCACCGTTTGGTCCGGATTTCGCCATTCGACTCAGCTAAACGTCGTCATACTTCCTTTACCTCAGTAGAGGTCATGCCGGAGTTGGATGACACCATTGAGGTGGAAATTCGCGATGACGATATTAAGATGGACACTTTCCGTTCGGGAGGAGCCGGCGGACAGAACGTCAATAAAGTTTCTACTGGTGTGCGACTGACCCATATTCCTACGGGAATTGTGGTGCAGTCTACCGTTGACCGGACTCAGTATGGAAACCGCGATCGGGCGATGAAGATGCTACAGGCTAAGCTTTATCAGCTAGAGCAAGAGAAACAAGCAGCCGAAGTCGACTCACTCAAGGGAGATAAGAAGGAGATTTCCTGGGGCAGCCAAATCCGCTCCTATGTCTTTACGCCTTATACTATGGTCAAAGACCATCGGACCAGTTACGAAGTAGCACAGGTGGACAAGGTGATGGATGGAGATTTGGATGGTTTCATCGACGCTTATTTGAAATGGCGTTTGAACTAG
- a CDS encoding cation-translocating P-type ATPase, protein MSKEQKRQAFYTQSPEEIFKTLDASEQGLSSQEAAKRLADYGRNELDEGEKKSLLMKFLEQFKDLMIIILLVAAVLSVVTSGGEDIADALIILAVVIINAIFGVYQEGKAEEAIAALKSMSSPAARVLRDGHVTEVDSKDLVPGDIVRLEAGDVVPADMRLLEANSLKIEEAALTGESVPVEKDLTVEVAADAGIGDRVNMAFQNSNVTYGRGVGLVVNTGMYTEVGHIAGMLQDADETDTPLKQNLNSLSKVLTYAILVIAAVTFVVGVFIQGKNPLDELMTSVALAVAAIPEGLPAIVTIVLALGTQVLAKRNSIVRKLPAVETLGSTEIIASDKTGTLTMNKMTVEKVFYDGVLNEAGQDIELGLELPLLRSVVLANDTKIDQEGKLIGDPTETAFIQYALDKGYDVKAFLEKYPRVAELPFDSDRKLMSTVHPLPDGKFLVAVKGAPDQLLKRCVARDKAGDVAAIDDATSQLIKSNNSEMAHQALRVLAGAYKIIDAVPTDLTSENLENDLIFTGLIGMIDPERAEAAEAVRVAKEAGIRPIMITGDHQDTAEAIAKRLGIIEEGDTEDHVLTGAELNELSDAEFEKVVGQYSVYARVSPEHKVRIVKAWQNQGKVVAMTGDGVNDAPALKTADIGIGMGITGTEVSKGASDMILADDNFATIIVAVEEGRKVFSNIQKTIQYLLSANTAEVLTIFLATLFGWDVLQPVHLLWINLVTDTFPAIALGVEPAEPGVMSHKPRGRKSSFFSGGVMSSIIYQGVLQGALVLAVHGYAISNPVHVGDIKAIHADALTMAFATLGLIQLFHAYNVKSVYQSIFTVGPFKSKTFNWSILVSFILLISTIVIDPLEKIFHVTKLDLSQWSVVLIGSFAMIVIVEIVKFIQRKLGMDKNAI, encoded by the coding sequence TTGTCAAAAGAACAAAAGCGCCAAGCTTTTTACACTCAGAGTCCTGAGGAAATTTTCAAAACTTTGGACGCTTCAGAGCAAGGTTTGTCCAGTCAAGAAGCAGCCAAGCGTTTAGCTGATTATGGCCGCAATGAACTGGATGAAGGGGAGAAAAAATCTCTCTTAATGAAGTTTTTGGAGCAGTTTAAGGATTTGATGATTATCATCTTGTTGGTAGCAGCTGTCTTGTCTGTTGTCACATCAGGTGGTGAAGATATTGCAGATGCTTTAATCATCTTAGCTGTCGTAATCATCAATGCCATCTTTGGTGTCTATCAGGAAGGCAAGGCTGAAGAAGCGATTGCGGCTCTCAAATCCATGTCCAGCCCAGCTGCGCGTGTCCTGCGCGATGGCCATGTCACAGAAGTAGATTCTAAGGACTTGGTACCTGGTGATATCGTTAGATTGGAAGCTGGTGATGTTGTCCCAGCAGATATGCGACTTTTAGAAGCTAATTCACTGAAAATCGAAGAAGCGGCTCTGACAGGTGAGTCTGTGCCGGTTGAGAAAGATTTGACTGTTGAGGTAGCTGCAGATGCTGGTATTGGCGACCGGGTCAATATGGCCTTCCAAAACTCAAATGTGACCTATGGTCGTGGGGTTGGATTGGTTGTCAACACAGGGATGTATACGGAAGTCGGTCACATCGCGGGTATGTTGCAGGATGCGGATGAAACGGACACACCACTCAAGCAAAATCTTAATAGCCTGTCTAAGGTTCTGACCTATGCTATCTTGGTGATTGCTGCAGTGACTTTTGTAGTTGGTGTCTTCATTCAAGGGAAAAATCCACTGGATGAGCTGATGACCTCTGTAGCCTTGGCAGTTGCCGCTATCCCTGAAGGTCTGCCTGCTATCGTTACCATCGTGCTGGCTTTGGGAACTCAGGTTCTGGCTAAGCGGAATTCGATTGTCCGTAAGCTTCCGGCTGTTGAGACTTTGGGATCAACTGAGATTATCGCTTCAGATAAGACTGGTACCCTGACCATGAATAAGATGACAGTCGAAAAAGTCTTTTATGACGGAGTCCTGAATGAAGCTGGACAAGATATTGAACTTGGCTTGGAGCTGCCTCTCTTACGTTCAGTTGTCTTAGCCAATGATACTAAGATTGACCAAGAAGGAAAGCTGATTGGTGACCCAACAGAAACAGCCTTTATCCAGTATGCTTTGGACAAGGGCTATGATGTGAAGGCCTTTTTAGAGAAATATCCTCGTGTAGCTGAGCTGCCCTTTGATTCAGACCGTAAGCTCATGTCTACTGTCCATCCATTGCCAGATGGGAAATTCCTTGTGGCAGTAAAGGGAGCACCAGATCAACTCTTGAAACGCTGTGTTGCCCGTGATAAGGCTGGAGATGTTGCAGCGATTGATGATGCTACTTCACAGCTGATTAAGTCTAACAACTCAGAGATGGCTCACCAAGCTCTGCGCGTGCTGGCTGGTGCTTACAAGATTATTGATGCAGTTCCGACTGACCTGACATCTGAAAATCTAGAAAATGATTTAATCTTTACTGGTTTAATCGGTATGATTGACCCAGAACGTGCAGAAGCAGCAGAAGCTGTTCGTGTAGCCAAGGAAGCAGGTATTCGTCCGATTATGATTACTGGTGACCATCAGGATACAGCTGAAGCTATCGCTAAGCGCTTGGGTATCATCGAAGAGGGAGATACTGAAGACCATGTCCTGACTGGTGCAGAGCTCAATGAGCTTTCTGATGCAGAATTCGAAAAGGTTGTTGGCCAATACTCTGTCTATGCCCGAGTTTCTCCTGAGCATAAGGTTCGGATTGTCAAAGCATGGCAAAACCAAGGTAAGGTCGTAGCCATGACAGGTGATGGTGTTAATGATGCACCAGCTCTGAAGACAGCTGATATCGGTATCGGTATGGGTATTACAGGTACAGAAGTATCTAAGGGTGCCTCTGATATGATTCTGGCAGATGATAACTTTGCGACCATCATTGTAGCCGTGGAAGAAGGACGTAAGGTCTTCTCTAATATTCAAAAGACCATCCAGTATCTCCTTTCAGCTAATACAGCTGAGGTGCTGACTATTTTCTTAGCAACCCTCTTTGGTTGGGATGTGCTGCAGCCAGTTCATCTGCTTTGGATTAACCTAGTAACGGATACCTTCCCTGCCATTGCTCTGGGGGTTGAACCTGCTGAGCCAGGTGTCATGAGTCATAAGCCTCGCGGCCGTAAGTCTAGCTTCTTCTCAGGTGGAGTGATGAGCTCTATCATCTATCAGGGTGTCCTGCAAGGGGCTTTGGTTCTGGCGGTTCATGGTTATGCTATCTCTAATCCCGTCCATGTCGGTGATATCAAGGCTATCCATGCGGACGCTCTGACAATGGCCTTTGCAACGCTTGGTCTCATCCAGCTCTTCCATGCTTACAATGTAAAATCTGTTTATCAATCTATCTTTACAGTTGGGCCATTCAAGTCTAAGACCTTTAACTGGTCTATCTTGGTTTCTTTCATCCTATTGATTTCAACTATTGTAATTGATCCACTGGAAAAGATTTTCCATGTGACCAAGCTGGACTTGTCACAATGGTCAGTAGTTCTGATTGGTAGCTTTGCCATGATTGTCATTGTTGAAATTGTTAAGTTCATCCAACGTAAATTAGGTATGGACAAGAATGCTATTTAA
- a CDS encoding HD domain-containing protein — translation MIEKVFRDPVHNYVHVDHQVIYDLINTKEFQRLRRIKQLGTSGYTFHGGEHSRFSHCLGAYEIARRITKIFNEKYQSNWDSHESLLTMTAALLHDLGHGAYSHTFERLFDTNHEDITRQIITSPETEIHQVLVQVSPDFPEKVASVINHTYPNKQVVQLISSQIDVDRMDYLLRDSFFTGASYGQFDLTRILRVICPVENGIAFKRNGMHAVEDYVVSRYQMYMQVYFHPASRAMEVLLQNLLKRAKFLYPAQKDYFALSSPNLIPFFENRVTLQNYLALDDGVMNTYFQVWMTSPDKILSDLAQRFINRKVFKSIVFSQENEAHLDIMRDLVGQVGFDPDYYTAIHRNFDLPYDFYRPDVEKPRTQIEILQKDGSLAELSSLSPIVHSLAGTRQGDNRFYFPKEMLAETGLFSEKNQTFMQYIKNDQFTYGE, via the coding sequence ATGATTGAAAAAGTATTTCGGGACCCGGTTCATAATTATGTTCATGTGGACCATCAGGTTATTTATGATTTAATCAATACTAAAGAATTTCAACGGCTGCGCCGCATCAAACAGCTGGGTACTTCCGGCTATACATTCCACGGCGGGGAGCACAGCCGTTTTTCGCATTGTCTGGGAGCTTACGAGATTGCTCGGCGCATCACCAAGATTTTCAATGAAAAATACCAATCCAACTGGGACAGCCACGAAAGCCTGCTGACCATGACAGCCGCTCTCCTGCATGACTTGGGGCACGGAGCTTATTCACACACTTTTGAGCGCCTCTTTGATACCAATCACGAGGACATTACGCGGCAAATCATCACCAGTCCTGAAACAGAGATTCATCAGGTACTGGTGCAGGTTTCACCAGATTTTCCAGAAAAGGTAGCTAGCGTTATTAACCATACCTATCCCAATAAGCAGGTGGTCCAGCTGATTTCCAGCCAGATTGATGTGGATCGAATGGACTATCTCTTACGAGACTCCTTTTTCACCGGAGCTTCCTATGGGCAATTTGACTTAACCAGAATTTTACGAGTGATTTGTCCAGTAGAAAACGGCATCGCCTTCAAGCGCAATGGCATGCATGCGGTGGAGGACTATGTAGTCAGCCGCTACCAAATGTATATGCAGGTCTATTTCCACCCAGCTAGCCGTGCTATGGAAGTTCTGCTGCAAAATCTGCTCAAGCGGGCCAAGTTTCTCTATCCAGCTCAGAAGGATTATTTTGCGCTGTCATCGCCCAATCTCATTCCATTCTTTGAAAACAGAGTGACCCTGCAGAATTATCTGGCCTTGGATGATGGTGTTATGAATACCTATTTCCAAGTTTGGATGACTAGTCCAGACAAGATTTTATCTGACTTGGCTCAGCGTTTTATCAACCGCAAGGTCTTTAAGTCTATCGTCTTCTCTCAGGAAAACGAAGCGCATTTGGATATCATGCGAGACCTAGTTGGACAAGTTGGTTTCGACCCTGATTACTATACTGCTATCCATCGTAATTTTGATTTGCCTTATGATTTCTACCGGCCTGACGTTGAAAAACCCCGGACTCAGATAGAAATCCTGCAAAAAGATGGCAGCTTAGCAGAACTTTCCAGTCTGTCTCCTATCGTTCATTCGCTAGCTGGAACCAGACAGGGCGATAATCGCTTCTACTTCCCCAAGGAAATGCTGGCAGAGACCGGACTTTTCAGCGAAAAAAACCAGACTTTTATGCAATATATCAAAAATGACCAATTTACCTACGGAGAATAA
- a CDS encoding metallophosphoesterase, which produces MTRIGFMSDLHLDSNQFGDFEHQALRQLLKEEGIGHLHIAGDLSNDLTKISLPFLETLKQEIPLSFNLGNHDMLGLSEQEIKDYDFQVQHFGQTKLVSFSGWYDYSFVPEKSKEEHLRTKTNFWFDRRLERQLDDPSITAQTLQELEKLLMTLDGPIIVALHFVPHQDFLYDHPYFQRFNAFLGSQAFHRLFVKYGVKEVVFGHLHHRHQSRVIEGVRYHMRPLGYIREWELTRNFFNDFPQYKIPQMYRLHKRYNAVKDLVEFRDYKKKHLADELRDALTVIEVQ; this is translated from the coding sequence ATGACAAGAATCGGATTTATGAGCGACCTCCATCTGGATTCCAATCAATTTGGGGATTTTGAGCACCAAGCTCTTCGCCAGCTTTTAAAAGAGGAAGGGATTGGCCACCTACACATCGCAGGGGATTTGTCCAACGACCTGACCAAGATCAGTTTGCCCTTTCTTGAAACTTTGAAGCAAGAGATTCCCCTTTCTTTTAATCTGGGAAACCACGATATGCTGGGCCTCTCTGAGCAAGAAATTAAGGACTATGATTTTCAGGTGCAGCATTTCGGCCAGACCAAGCTCGTCAGCTTTTCTGGCTGGTATGACTACAGCTTTGTTCCAGAAAAAAGCAAAGAAGAACATCTGAGAACCAAGACCAACTTCTGGTTTGACCGCAGATTGGAGCGCCAACTCGACGACCCTAGCATTACAGCTCAGACGCTGCAAGAGTTAGAAAAACTGCTGATGACTTTAGATGGTCCCATTATTGTTGCTCTGCATTTTGTCCCCCATCAAGACTTTCTATACGACCATCCCTATTTCCAGCGCTTCAACGCCTTCCTAGGAAGCCAAGCTTTTCATCGGCTCTTTGTCAAATACGGGGTGAAAGAGGTTGTTTTCGGCCATCTTCATCACCGCCACCAAAGCCGTGTTATCGAAGGTGTCCGCTATCATATGCGTCCTCTGGGCTACATTCGTGAATGGGAACTGACTCGGAATTTTTTCAATGACTTTCCTCAGTATAAGATTCCCCAGATGTACCGCCTGCACAAGCGTTATAATGCTGTTAAAGATTTAGTTGAATTCCGAGACTATAAGAAAAAACACCTGGCAGACGAACTGCGAGATGCTTTAACAGTAATTGAAGTTCAGTAA
- a CDS encoding DUF1934 domain-containing protein, producing the protein MQIRIKNHIQLDGHTELIDQVYDTDWTQKGDFHYLLYKNEEGEKVVLKFHDKELVMTRFSEPKSIMRFISQGQALVGIHTPVGLQQFVTDTSFYKVDFTQQVLQLHYQLKTVDREQIFASYEMEISWG; encoded by the coding sequence ATGCAAATCAGAATAAAAAATCACATCCAGCTGGACGGGCATACCGAGCTAATCGATCAGGTCTACGATACGGACTGGACGCAAAAAGGAGACTTTCATTATCTGCTATACAAAAATGAAGAAGGAGAGAAAGTAGTTCTGAAGTTTCACGATAAAGAGCTGGTTATGACGCGTTTTTCTGAGCCTAAGTCCATCATGCGCTTCATCAGTCAAGGGCAGGCGTTGGTTGGTATCCATACACCTGTGGGCTTGCAGCAGTTTGTGACCGATACTTCTTTCTATAAGGTTGATTTTACTCAGCAGGTTCTGCAACTTCATTATCAGCTGAAAACTGTTGACAGAGAGCAGATTTTTGCTAGCTATGAAATGGAGATTAGCTGGGGTTAG
- the ftsE gene encoding cell division ATP-binding protein FtsE, translating to MSIIEMKDVVKKYGNGTTALRSVSINVEPGEFAYIVGPSGAGKSTFIRLLYREIKLDKGSLKVADFDLAKIKKRDVPMLRRQVGVVFQDYKLLPKKTVYENIAYAMEVIGERRRNIKKRVMEVLDLVGLKHKVRSFPNELSGGEQQRIAIARAIANNPKVLIADEPTGNLDPDNSWEIMNLLERINLQGTTVLMATHNSQIVNTLRHRVIAIENGRVVRDEAEGEYGYDD from the coding sequence ATGTCAATAATTGAAATGAAAGATGTTGTCAAGAAGTATGGCAACGGGACCACTGCCTTGCGTAGTGTGTCTATTAACGTAGAACCTGGGGAGTTTGCCTATATTGTAGGTCCTTCAGGAGCGGGGAAGTCAACTTTTATTCGTTTGCTTTACCGGGAGATAAAGCTGGATAAGGGAAGTCTGAAAGTAGCTGATTTTGACTTAGCTAAGATTAAGAAGCGAGATGTTCCAATGCTGCGCCGTCAGGTTGGAGTCGTCTTTCAGGACTATAAACTTCTTCCTAAAAAGACAGTGTATGAGAATATTGCCTACGCCATGGAAGTTATCGGTGAACGCCGCCGCAATATTAAAAAGCGGGTTATGGAAGTGCTGGATCTGGTTGGTCTTAAGCATAAGGTCCGCTCATTCCCTAATGAGCTTTCCGGTGGTGAGCAGCAGCGGATTGCCATTGCGCGTGCTATTGCTAACAACCCTAAAGTCCTGATTGCGGATGAGCCGACAGGAAACTTGGACCCAGATAATTCTTGGGAGATTATGAACCTGCTGGAGCGGATTAACCTTCAGGGAACAACTGTCCTGATGGCAACCCACAACAGCCAGATTGTAAATACTCTGCGTCACCGCGTTATTGCTATTGAAAATGGCCGTGTGGTACGTGATGAAGCGGAAGGAGAATACGGATACGATGATTAG
- a CDS encoding aminoacyltransferase: protein MFSYKIGISAREHDDFVTAHPQANLLQSSAWAQIKDNWANERLGFYKDDRLVAAASVLIKPLPLGMTMLYIPRGPIMDYGDKELLTFVLASLKKFAKEKKALFVKFDPSLFLAESKMGAELQDNTETVELIQQLQEAGTVWVGRTESLDETIQPRLQANIHKEDFSEDLLSKSTRQAIRTARNKGIQIQFGGAELLDDFSALMKKTENRKNIHLRGKDYYQKLLDTYPEHSYVTLSSIDLKARLEDLQTQLAKTLKESEKFTEKTKPGKIENNQQEQKRLQEEIDFLQDKISQGAAVVPLSGTLVLEYGKTSENIYAGMDEEYRRYQPAIITWYETAKHAFERGADWQNMGGIENDLKGGLYSFKSKFNPTIEEFAGEFNLPTNPLYHLSNLAYTLRKKLRSKH from the coding sequence ATGTTTAGTTACAAAATTGGAATTTCAGCTCGGGAACACGACGATTTTGTCACAGCTCATCCCCAGGCCAATCTTCTGCAGAGTTCAGCCTGGGCTCAGATTAAGGATAACTGGGCCAATGAGCGCTTGGGCTTCTATAAAGACGACCGCTTGGTTGCTGCAGCCAGTGTCCTGATCAAGCCACTGCCCTTAGGGATGACCATGCTTTATATTCCGCGCGGTCCCATCATGGACTATGGTGACAAGGAGCTGCTGACCTTTGTTTTGGCCTCGCTCAAGAAATTTGCCAAGGAGAAAAAAGCGCTCTTTGTCAAGTTTGACCCTAGCCTCTTTCTGGCAGAAAGCAAGATGGGTGCTGAATTGCAAGACAATACAGAGACGGTTGAGCTGATTCAACAGTTACAGGAAGCAGGAACTGTCTGGGTCGGACGGACTGAGTCTCTGGACGAAACCATCCAGCCTCGCTTGCAGGCCAATATCCATAAAGAAGATTTCAGCGAGGATCTGCTTTCTAAGAGTACTCGGCAGGCTATTCGCACAGCCCGTAACAAAGGCATCCAAATCCAATTTGGCGGAGCAGAATTACTGGATGACTTTTCAGCCTTGATGAAAAAGACAGAAAACAGAAAAAACATCCACCTGCGTGGAAAAGACTATTACCAAAAACTCTTGGATACTTATCCTGAGCATTCCTATGTCACCTTATCCAGCATTGATCTAAAGGCACGCTTGGAAGACTTACAAACTCAGTTGGCCAAGACACTTAAAGAATCAGAGAAATTTACCGAGAAAACCAAGCCCGGCAAGATTGAGAATAACCAGCAAGAACAGAAACGCCTCCAAGAAGAGATTGACTTTCTGCAGGACAAAATCAGCCAAGGTGCTGCTGTCGTTCCCCTGTCTGGCACACTGGTCTTAGAATATGGCAAGACCTCTGAAAATATCTATGCCGGAATGGACGAGGAGTACCGTCGTTATCAGCCAGCCATCATCACTTGGTATGAAACAGCAAAACATGCTTTTGAGCGCGGAGCAGATTGGCAAAATATGGGCGGAATCGAAAACGATCTCAAGGGCGGTCTCTACAGCTTTAAATCCAAGTTCAATCCGACGATTGAGGAATTTGCTGGTGAGTTTAACCTGCCAACTAATCCTCTTTACCACCTCTCCAATCTAGCCTACACTCTCAGAAAGAAACTGCGCAGCAAGCATTAA